The following are encoded in a window of Arthrobacter sp. NicSoilB4 genomic DNA:
- a CDS encoding carbohydrate kinase — protein sequence MPEHEMRVVVIGESLVEIISDPRQPEEIQVHPGGSPLNVAVGAARLGLHTSLVTHFADDRHGLLLGEHLRSNFVHVINGGTAPTSTARATLGPDGAADYTFAITWEINGAALPALAAVEGSAHVHTGSIATVLPPGDQATLALVQAAREHATVSYDPNCRPGISPDAAVARHQAELFVAASDVVKASDEDLCWLYPDRTPDETLEAWLALGPAVVAVTRGAAGPVIQSRDGRVELVAEPSAVADTVGAGDSFMAALLSGLSQLGALGTTGRRTRMESLTREELHALAAYANRAAAITCSRQGANPPRKDELGPLP from the coding sequence ATGCCAGAGCATGAAATGAGGGTGGTCGTTATCGGCGAGTCCCTAGTGGAAATCATCAGCGACCCCCGCCAGCCTGAGGAGATCCAGGTCCACCCGGGCGGCAGCCCCCTCAATGTGGCGGTGGGGGCGGCGCGCCTGGGCCTGCACACGAGCCTGGTGACCCACTTCGCCGATGACCGGCATGGGCTCCTGCTCGGTGAGCACCTGCGGTCGAACTTTGTCCACGTGATCAACGGCGGTACCGCGCCGACGTCGACGGCCCGCGCCACGCTGGGGCCAGACGGTGCCGCCGACTACACGTTCGCCATCACCTGGGAAATCAACGGCGCCGCCCTGCCTGCCCTGGCCGCCGTCGAAGGTTCCGCCCACGTCCACACGGGATCGATTGCTACGGTGCTGCCGCCGGGGGACCAGGCCACGCTCGCCCTCGTGCAGGCGGCCCGCGAGCACGCGACCGTCAGCTACGATCCCAACTGCCGGCCGGGGATCAGCCCCGATGCGGCCGTGGCGCGCCACCAGGCAGAACTCTTCGTAGCCGCCAGCGACGTCGTCAAAGCCAGCGACGAAGACCTTTGCTGGCTCTACCCGGACCGGACCCCCGATGAAACCCTGGAAGCCTGGCTGGCGCTCGGCCCGGCGGTCGTGGCAGTGACGCGAGGGGCCGCGGGGCCGGTCATCCAATCCCGAGACGGGCGCGTGGAGTTGGTTGCCGAACCCAGTGCCGTGGCAGATACCGTGGGCGCCGGCGACTCCTTCATGGCGGCTCTCCTGTCCGGGCTCTCCCAGCTGGGCGCCCTCGGGACGACGGGACGCAGGACACGGATGGAAAGCCTGACTCGGGAGGAACTCCATGCCTTGGCCGCCTACGCCAACCGCGCGGCAGCGATCACATGTTCCAGGCAAGGAGCCAATCCGCCGCGGAAGGACGAACTTGGTCCGTTGCCTTGA
- a CDS encoding DUF1684 domain-containing protein, with protein MADQDFGSTDFGAQDSVADISAVDIADWRLRTFALYANVRKFAAEDPAEAHSYWRQERDRMFGTHPASPLTAAAKSTFGGLKTADYDPIYRFHIPLTSEGAGREMNVETGTDGLVRFVRLGTFDLPEMGQLAVWKLHGYGGGIFVPFRDATAGQPGGSYGAGRYLLDTIKGAFHGVQGSGPDAEFVVDFNFAYNPSCAYNEAWACPLAGPSNRLAVEIPVGELY; from the coding sequence ATGGCGGATCAGGATTTTGGCTCCACGGATTTCGGAGCCCAGGACAGCGTGGCGGACATCTCCGCCGTCGACATCGCGGACTGGCGGCTCCGGACCTTTGCGCTCTACGCCAACGTGCGCAAGTTCGCGGCGGAGGATCCAGCCGAGGCACATTCGTACTGGCGCCAGGAGCGGGACAGGATGTTCGGCACCCACCCCGCCTCGCCGCTCACGGCGGCCGCCAAGTCCACCTTCGGCGGGCTGAAGACGGCGGACTACGACCCGATCTACCGCTTCCACATCCCGCTGACCAGCGAGGGCGCGGGGCGGGAAATGAACGTAGAGACCGGGACCGACGGCTTGGTCCGGTTTGTCCGGCTGGGCACGTTCGATCTGCCGGAAATGGGCCAGCTCGCCGTGTGGAAGCTCCACGGCTACGGCGGCGGAATCTTCGTGCCGTTCCGTGACGCCACGGCCGGGCAGCCCGGGGGCAGCTACGGTGCCGGCCGCTACCTGCTGGACACCATTAAGGGTGCTTTCCACGGCGTGCAGGGGTCCGGCCCGGATGCCGAGTTCGTGGTGGACTTCAACTTCGCCTACAACCCCTCCTGCGCCTACAACGAGGCGTGGGCATGCCCCCTCGCCGGCCCGTCCAACCGCCTCGCCGTGGAGATCCCTGTCGGCGAGCTGTACTGA
- a CDS encoding AraC family transcriptional regulator encodes MAAANPAAGADPVDSAAARLAERLLGMRANREVIPEDPNHSVRWHEHDYPSPVARWNYHPEYELHLIRKGTGKYIVGDHIGTFQAGHVVLVGSGLPHDWVSDLEPGKVLQGRDALIQFDGKWVEQAAAVIPEMAEVKPLLEQSSRGIEFLGASAKAAADAIEAMGEATGLQRFHHLVEVFAVLTRAPQDERRYLADEWFRPQLDGQAAAVVDIVLEYVFSNHAGSVKMSEAAALVGMSEPTFSKYFKRATGQNFSDLVRKLRLAHARRLLEHSDKAISDICYEVGFSNLSNFNRHFLNDAGETPRDYRQRVQL; translated from the coding sequence ATGGCCGCAGCGAACCCCGCCGCCGGAGCCGACCCCGTAGACAGCGCTGCGGCCCGGCTTGCAGAACGACTGCTGGGGATGCGCGCCAACCGGGAAGTCATCCCGGAAGACCCGAACCATTCGGTCCGGTGGCATGAGCACGACTATCCCAGTCCGGTAGCACGCTGGAACTACCATCCTGAATACGAGCTACACCTGATCCGGAAAGGCACCGGAAAGTACATCGTGGGAGACCACATCGGCACGTTCCAGGCCGGACACGTAGTGCTGGTGGGATCGGGGCTGCCGCACGACTGGGTCAGCGACCTGGAGCCCGGGAAAGTCCTCCAGGGCAGGGACGCCCTCATCCAGTTCGACGGAAAATGGGTTGAACAGGCTGCTGCAGTCATTCCGGAAATGGCCGAGGTCAAACCCCTGCTGGAACAGTCCTCACGCGGCATCGAGTTCCTGGGAGCATCGGCCAAGGCAGCAGCCGATGCCATTGAGGCGATGGGCGAGGCCACCGGACTACAGCGGTTTCATCATCTCGTTGAGGTGTTTGCAGTCCTTACCCGGGCGCCGCAGGACGAACGTCGCTACTTGGCCGACGAATGGTTCAGGCCCCAGCTGGACGGCCAGGCCGCGGCCGTGGTGGACATCGTCCTCGAATACGTCTTCAGTAACCACGCCGGCAGCGTCAAGATGTCCGAGGCTGCGGCGCTGGTGGGAATGTCGGAGCCGACATTTTCGAAGTACTTCAAACGTGCCACCGGCCAGAACTTCAGTGACCTGGTCCGCAAACTTCGGCTGGCCCATGCGCGCCGCCTGCTGGAGCACAGCGACAAAGCCATTTCCGACATTTGCTACGAGGTGGGCTTCTCGAACTTGTCCAATTTCAACCGGCATTTCCTCAACGACGCCGGCGAAACCCCGCGGGACTACCGCCAGCGCGTCCAGCTTTGA
- a CDS encoding GtrA family protein: MDAQLEQRSPAPAPAPAGAPARRRHRGVLRYPLVRQLLRFTAVGVVCTATSLALYAFLRPYLGSQPANAAALILTSLMNTALNRRLTFKITDRHRLKRDHLNGLIVILVALLITGGSLGVLHWINPDATVADELWTTTLSGFAATAVRFTMLRHWIFRRARHR; the protein is encoded by the coding sequence ATGGATGCCCAGCTCGAGCAGCGCTCCCCCGCGCCCGCACCGGCTCCTGCCGGTGCCCCGGCCCGCCGGCGGCACCGCGGCGTCCTGCGCTACCCGCTGGTCCGGCAGCTGCTGAGGTTCACCGCCGTCGGCGTGGTCTGCACGGCAACATCGCTGGCGCTCTACGCCTTCCTCCGGCCGTATCTCGGCTCGCAGCCGGCCAACGCGGCAGCCCTCATCCTCACGTCACTGATGAACACGGCGCTGAACCGGCGGCTGACCTTCAAGATCACCGACCGGCACCGGCTCAAGCGCGACCACCTCAACGGGCTGATCGTGATCCTGGTGGCGCTGCTGATCACGGGCGGCAGCCTCGGCGTCCTGCACTGGATCAACCCCGACGCCACCGTGGCCGACGAGTTGTGGACCACCACGCTCTCCGGCTTCGCGGCCACGGCCGTGCGATTCACCATGCTGCGGCACTGGATCTTCCGCCGCGCCCGCCACCGCTAG
- a CDS encoding cysteine desulfurase family protein, whose protein sequence is MIFLDAAATTPVRREVLEAMWPYLSGDFGNPSSHHSLGDSAAAALAGARAATAKALGCRPGEVVFTSGGTEADNLAVKGIALARRAADPQLDRVVISAVEHPAVEESARYLERMHGFAVDVVPVDAHGRVTEEALAGALRPETALVSIMYANNEVGTVQPITRLAALARAHGIPFHTDAVQAAGWLPLDTAALGVDALSISGHKLGAPKGSGALFVRSRTRMEPVIHGGGQERGRRSGTENVAGAVALATALTLARTSQAERAAHVAALRDDFIRSVQAGVPGAVLTGHPGERLPSVASFCFPGTSGESVLLELERLGVICSSGSACAAGSDEPSPVLLAMGITAEVAQTAVRFSFDSTITAAELHEAADAVRTAVGSVQALGPTS, encoded by the coding sequence ATGATTTTCCTCGACGCCGCGGCCACCACCCCGGTCCGCCGCGAGGTGCTCGAAGCGATGTGGCCGTACCTCAGCGGGGATTTCGGCAATCCCTCGAGCCATCATTCGCTCGGCGACTCGGCCGCTGCTGCGCTCGCCGGGGCCCGGGCAGCAACGGCGAAGGCACTGGGCTGCCGCCCGGGCGAGGTGGTCTTCACCTCCGGCGGCACCGAGGCGGACAACCTGGCCGTCAAGGGCATAGCCCTGGCCCGGCGGGCCGCGGATCCGCAGCTGGACCGGGTGGTGATCAGCGCCGTCGAACATCCCGCAGTGGAAGAGTCCGCCCGCTACCTCGAGCGAATGCACGGCTTCGCCGTCGACGTGGTGCCGGTCGACGCCCACGGACGCGTCACCGAAGAGGCCCTCGCCGGCGCGCTCCGGCCGGAGACCGCCCTCGTCAGCATCATGTACGCCAACAACGAGGTGGGCACGGTGCAGCCGATAACCCGGCTGGCCGCGCTGGCCCGCGCCCACGGCATTCCCTTCCACACCGACGCGGTCCAGGCCGCCGGGTGGCTGCCGCTCGACACCGCAGCACTGGGTGTGGATGCCCTGAGCATCTCCGGCCACAAACTCGGCGCCCCGAAGGGCAGCGGGGCGCTGTTCGTGCGGAGCCGGACGCGGATGGAACCCGTGATCCACGGCGGCGGGCAGGAACGCGGGCGCCGGTCAGGAACCGAGAACGTCGCCGGGGCCGTGGCCCTCGCGACGGCGCTGACGCTCGCCCGGACGTCACAGGCGGAACGTGCGGCCCACGTCGCCGCCCTGCGCGACGACTTTATCCGCTCGGTGCAGGCAGGGGTTCCGGGGGCGGTCCTCACCGGCCATCCCGGCGAGCGGCTGCCCTCGGTGGCGTCCTTCTGCTTCCCGGGGACCAGCGGCGAATCCGTGCTGCTGGAGCTCGAGCGGCTGGGAGTCATCTGTTCCAGCGGTTCGGCCTGCGCGGCGGGCTCGGACGAGCCGTCCCCGGTGCTGCTGGCGATGGGCATCACCGCCGAGGTCGCCCAGACCGCGGTGCGCTTCAGCTTCGACTCCACGATCACGGCCGCCGAGCTGCACGAGGCCGCGGACGCGGTCCGCACCGCCGTCGGCAGCGTCCAGGCCCTCGGCCCAACTAGCTAG
- a CDS encoding carbohydrate ABC transporter permease, whose translation MSTLTPTEPRASVPGPVRTTGSRRRGKSRMDPTRNNTAAGIAAWLLALLFAVPVLWMILTSFHSETDAATNPPSVFAPLTLDAYQEFFGTTSGVSPWPSLINSATASIFSTILVLLLAIPAAYALSIRPVKKWTDVMFFFLSTKMMPVVAAVLPLYLVAKNIGALDNIWFLVLMYVSMNLPIAVWMMRSFLDEVPVEMLEAAQIDGAGLLLTLRKVVAPVAMPGIAATALICFIFSWNELLLARVLTGVVAGTAPVFLTGFVSGQGLFLAKVCAGAVVVSLPVLFAGFAAQDKLVQGLSLGAVK comes from the coding sequence ATGAGCACGCTCACCCCCACCGAGCCCCGGGCATCAGTCCCCGGCCCCGTCCGCACCACCGGTTCACGGCGCCGCGGCAAGTCCCGCATGGACCCCACCCGGAACAATACCGCCGCCGGGATCGCAGCCTGGCTGCTGGCCCTGCTGTTCGCCGTACCGGTGCTCTGGATGATCCTGACGTCCTTCCACTCGGAGACGGACGCCGCGACCAACCCACCCTCCGTCTTCGCCCCCCTGACGCTGGACGCCTATCAGGAGTTCTTCGGGACAACATCCGGGGTCAGCCCGTGGCCGTCACTGATCAACTCCGCCACGGCCTCGATCTTCTCCACCATCCTGGTGCTGCTTCTGGCGATCCCGGCCGCGTACGCCCTGTCCATCCGGCCGGTGAAGAAGTGGACGGACGTGATGTTCTTCTTCCTCTCCACCAAGATGATGCCCGTCGTCGCCGCGGTCCTGCCGCTCTACCTCGTCGCCAAAAACATCGGCGCGCTGGACAACATCTGGTTCCTGGTCCTGATGTATGTGTCGATGAACCTGCCCATCGCCGTCTGGATGATGCGTTCCTTCCTCGACGAAGTACCGGTCGAAATGCTGGAGGCCGCCCAGATTGACGGTGCCGGCCTGCTGCTGACGCTCCGTAAGGTCGTCGCCCCCGTGGCGATGCCCGGCATTGCCGCCACCGCCCTGATCTGCTTCATTTTCAGCTGGAACGAACTGCTCCTGGCCCGGGTCCTCACCGGCGTCGTGGCCGGCACCGCCCCCGTCTTCCTCACCGGCTTCGTCTCAGGCCAGGGCCTGTTCCTCGCCAAGGTCTGCGCCGGTGCCGTCGTGGTGTCCCTGCCCGTGCTCTTCGCCGGCTTCGCCGCGCAGGACAAACTCGTCCAGGGCCTTTCCCTCGGCGCCGTCAAATAG
- a CDS encoding sugar ABC transporter permease yields the protein MTNATARVSRHGSTIAKPSRDTRARERAVAWVRRAPLLPALIFLIIVTQLPFVGTLAISFMNWNSMSPDTTGFAGFENYVQVLTDPYFQQAIVTTIVMTVSVVLASLLLGLGLALLLDKKFIGRGLARTLLIAPFLVVPVAAALIWKHAILNPVYGLINGTLTWVWSLFGSDNPPQTDLLTSAPLLAIIISLVWQWTPFMMLILLAGLQSRPMDTVEAAQMDGATPWAIFHHLTLPHLRQYLELGGLLGAIYIVQNFDAVFTLTSGGLGTANLPYAIYETFYYANEYGLASAAGVVVVIGTIVVATFALRTVFSLFKKEAAR from the coding sequence ATGACAAACGCAACGGCGCGCGTCTCCCGGCACGGGAGCACCATAGCCAAACCTTCCAGGGACACCAGGGCGAGGGAACGGGCCGTGGCCTGGGTGCGGCGTGCACCGCTGCTGCCGGCCCTGATCTTCCTCATCATCGTCACCCAGCTCCCGTTCGTGGGGACGCTGGCCATCTCGTTCATGAACTGGAACAGCATGAGCCCGGATACCACCGGGTTTGCCGGGTTCGAGAACTACGTCCAGGTCCTCACCGACCCTTACTTTCAGCAAGCGATCGTCACCACCATCGTCATGACCGTCTCGGTGGTCCTGGCCAGCCTGCTCCTCGGCCTTGGCCTGGCCCTGCTCCTGGACAAGAAGTTCATCGGCCGCGGACTGGCCCGGACCCTGCTGATCGCACCCTTCCTCGTGGTGCCGGTGGCTGCGGCGCTGATCTGGAAGCACGCCATCCTCAACCCCGTCTACGGCCTGATCAACGGCACCCTCACCTGGGTCTGGTCACTGTTCGGCAGCGACAACCCGCCCCAGACCGACCTGCTGACCTCGGCGCCCCTGCTGGCCATCATCATCTCCCTGGTCTGGCAGTGGACCCCATTCATGATGCTCATCCTGCTCGCCGGTCTGCAGTCGCGTCCCATGGACACGGTAGAAGCCGCCCAAATGGACGGCGCCACTCCCTGGGCGATCTTCCATCACCTCACCCTGCCGCACCTGCGGCAGTACCTCGAACTCGGCGGGCTGCTCGGAGCCATCTACATCGTGCAGAACTTCGACGCCGTCTTCACCCTCACGTCCGGCGGCCTGGGCACGGCCAACCTGCCCTACGCCATCTACGAGACGTTCTACTACGCCAACGAATACGGCCTGGCGTCCGCCGCCGGCGTCGTGGTGGTCATCGGCACCATCGTCGTGGCGACCTTCGCACTCCGCACCGTATTCTCGCTCTTCAAGAAGGAGGCAGCACGATGA
- a CDS encoding transglutaminase family protein: MQRSVAARLAFKTVADTKVALAVSVARNPGYSSFLESLSVTAGGEDVPLTELSDHHGGRFHYMEFAEPTEVLVDYTANVSGFALPEEPRLMELIRYVRPSRYAESDRLLPTAYAEFGGVQGEELVNAVRNWVFSELRYISGSSRGTDGAVETLLHRRGVCRDFAHLAISLLRAKNVPARLAAVYAPGLSPMDFHAVAEAHVNGAWHVIDPTGLAPRESMLRITAGRDSSDTAFLSTVGGSLSLTQLQVTAVVDGELPDEDPAQLVTLH, encoded by the coding sequence ATGCAGCGCTCTGTAGCCGCCCGCCTGGCCTTCAAGACCGTGGCCGACACCAAGGTCGCGCTGGCCGTGTCCGTGGCTCGAAACCCCGGCTACAGCAGCTTCCTGGAGTCGTTGTCCGTGACCGCCGGCGGCGAGGATGTCCCGCTCACGGAGCTCTCCGACCACCACGGCGGTCGCTTCCACTACATGGAATTCGCTGAACCCACCGAGGTGCTCGTGGACTACACTGCGAACGTCTCCGGGTTCGCGCTGCCGGAAGAACCCCGGCTGATGGAACTCATCCGCTACGTCCGGCCCAGCCGCTATGCCGAGTCCGACCGGCTCCTGCCCACGGCCTACGCGGAATTCGGGGGTGTGCAGGGCGAGGAGCTCGTGAACGCGGTGCGCAACTGGGTCTTCAGCGAACTCCGCTACATCAGCGGATCCTCACGCGGGACCGACGGCGCCGTCGAGACGCTGCTGCACCGGCGAGGGGTCTGCCGCGACTTCGCCCACCTGGCCATCTCGCTGCTGCGCGCCAAAAACGTTCCGGCCCGGCTGGCCGCCGTGTATGCCCCCGGACTGAGCCCCATGGATTTCCATGCGGTGGCCGAGGCCCACGTCAACGGTGCCTGGCATGTCATCGATCCCACCGGCCTGGCCCCGCGGGAAAGCATGCTGCGGATCACCGCCGGCAGGGATTCCTCGGATACCGCGTTCCTGTCGACGGTGGGCGGCAGCCTGTCCTTGACGCAGCTGCAGGTGACTGCCGTCGTCGACGGCGAACTGCCGGACGAGGATCCGGCGCAGCTCGTCACCCTCCACTAG
- a CDS encoding sugar ABC transporter substrate-binding protein has protein sequence MRAKIRVAALAAGALCVALSASACAGAGGGNSAGDPNAINVLMVNNPQMEDLQRLTAENFTKETGIRVNYTVLPENDVRAKISQEFSSQAGQYDIASLSNYEIPFYSANGWLAPLDHVAADAGFNQADILPAYTASLTGKDGKLYGEPFYGESSFLMYRKDIFDAKGLTMPEKPTWDEVAALAAQADGAAPGMKGICLRGQPGWGQVFAPLTTVVNTFGGTWFDKDWNAQVNSPEFTAAVEFYTALVREHGPAGAAQAGFTECLNNMSQSKVAMWYDATSAAGALEAEASPVKGKIGYAQAPVKETKSSGWLWTWSWAVQAASKKQDAAGKFIAWASSKKYEELVASKLGWSKVPSGKRISTYENTDFQQAAPFFKAERFAIENADPTNPGVQPRPAVGIQFVGIPEFAALGTRVSQGVSSAIAGQGTVADAVAKGQEAAQKVGDKYKK, from the coding sequence ATGCGCGCAAAAATACGCGTTGCCGCGTTGGCCGCAGGTGCCCTGTGCGTGGCATTAAGCGCCTCGGCCTGTGCCGGTGCCGGCGGTGGAAATTCGGCCGGCGACCCGAACGCCATCAATGTCCTGATGGTGAACAACCCCCAGATGGAGGACCTGCAGCGGCTCACCGCGGAGAACTTCACCAAGGAAACCGGCATCAGGGTCAACTACACCGTCCTGCCGGAAAACGACGTCCGCGCCAAGATCAGCCAGGAGTTTTCGAGCCAGGCCGGCCAGTACGATATTGCGTCGCTGTCCAACTACGAGATCCCGTTCTATTCAGCCAACGGGTGGCTGGCACCGCTGGACCATGTGGCCGCGGATGCCGGGTTCAACCAGGCGGACATCCTGCCGGCCTACACAGCGTCGCTGACCGGCAAAGACGGCAAGCTCTACGGCGAACCGTTTTATGGAGAGTCCTCCTTCCTGATGTACCGGAAGGACATCTTCGACGCCAAGGGCCTGACGATGCCGGAGAAGCCCACCTGGGATGAGGTCGCAGCCCTGGCCGCTCAGGCGGACGGCGCCGCCCCGGGCATGAAGGGGATCTGTCTGCGCGGCCAACCTGGCTGGGGGCAAGTCTTCGCGCCGCTGACCACGGTGGTGAACACCTTCGGCGGAACCTGGTTCGACAAGGACTGGAACGCACAGGTCAACAGCCCCGAATTCACCGCAGCAGTCGAGTTCTACACTGCCTTGGTCCGGGAGCATGGTCCGGCGGGGGCCGCCCAGGCCGGGTTCACCGAGTGCCTGAACAACATGAGCCAGAGCAAGGTCGCCATGTGGTACGACGCCACTTCCGCGGCCGGCGCCCTGGAGGCCGAGGCCTCCCCGGTGAAGGGAAAGATCGGCTACGCCCAGGCCCCCGTGAAGGAGACCAAGTCCTCCGGCTGGCTGTGGACCTGGTCCTGGGCTGTGCAGGCGGCCTCCAAAAAGCAGGATGCCGCCGGGAAGTTCATCGCCTGGGCCAGCTCAAAGAAGTACGAGGAACTGGTGGCGTCCAAGCTCGGCTGGTCCAAGGTTCCGTCCGGCAAACGCATCTCCACTTACGAGAACACCGACTTCCAGCAGGCAGCACCGTTCTTCAAGGCCGAACGCTTCGCCATCGAAAACGCCGATCCGACCAACCCCGGTGTCCAGCCGCGTCCGGCGGTGGGCATCCAATTTGTCGGGATTCCCGAGTTCGCCGCCCTGGGCACCAGGGTCTCCCAGGGTGTCAGCTCCGCCATCGCCGGCCAGGGTACTGTCGCCGACGCGGTGGCCAAGGGCCAGGAAGCCGCACAAAAAGTCGGCGACAAGTACAAGAAGTAA
- the nadC gene encoding carboxylating nicotinate-nucleotide diphosphorylase, with amino-acid sequence MTAPVAAPTAVSPVTALAGTLPAAAVDAVLRAALLEDAPYGDITSQTLIPADARATAVLAARVPGVLSGGEVFAAAMKLTDPDADVELLVADGAAFTAGTALARVNGNARAVLLAERVALNLVQRMSAIATKTAEFVALVDGTLARITDTRKTTPGLRVLERYAVRCGGGANHRFGLSDAVLAKDNHLAVLTGGDPAKLTAVLREAKARLGHTTHFEVEVDNMDQIGPVLAAGVDTIMLDNFTLADLAAGVALVGGRARVEASGNVNLATVAGIAATGVDVISIGGLTHSVAALDLGLDLELGFDGERNSEQTAGQATP; translated from the coding sequence ATGACAGCACCCGTTGCAGCTCCCACCGCCGTCTCCCCGGTGACGGCGCTCGCCGGAACCCTGCCCGCCGCTGCCGTGGACGCCGTGCTGCGGGCTGCCCTGCTGGAGGATGCCCCGTACGGTGACATCACCTCGCAGACGCTCATCCCCGCGGATGCGCGGGCGACGGCGGTCCTGGCCGCCCGCGTTCCCGGCGTGCTCAGCGGCGGGGAGGTGTTCGCAGCGGCGATGAAACTCACGGACCCCGACGCCGACGTCGAACTCCTCGTGGCCGACGGTGCCGCCTTCACCGCCGGAACGGCGCTCGCAAGGGTCAATGGAAACGCCCGCGCCGTGCTGCTCGCCGAGCGCGTGGCCCTGAACCTGGTCCAGCGGATGAGCGCGATCGCCACCAAGACGGCCGAGTTCGTCGCCCTCGTGGACGGCACCCTGGCCCGCATCACCGACACCCGGAAGACGACGCCGGGCCTGCGCGTGCTCGAACGGTACGCCGTCCGCTGCGGAGGGGGAGCCAACCACCGCTTCGGCCTTTCCGACGCCGTGCTGGCCAAGGACAACCACCTGGCCGTCCTCACCGGGGGAGACCCGGCGAAACTCACCGCCGTGCTCCGGGAAGCCAAAGCGCGTCTGGGGCACACCACCCACTTTGAGGTCGAAGTGGACAACATGGACCAGATCGGGCCGGTGCTGGCGGCCGGCGTGGACACCATCATGCTGGACAACTTCACGCTGGCGGACCTCGCCGCCGGTGTCGCGCTGGTCGGCGGACGGGCCCGGGTCGAGGCAAGCGGCAACGTCAACCTTGCCACTGTGGCCGGCATCGCCGCCACCGGGGTTGACGTCATCTCGATCGGCGGGCTTACGCACAGCGTGGCGGCCCTGGATCTGGGCCTGGACCTTGAGTTGGGCTTCGACGGCGAACGGAACAGCGAACAGACGGCGGGCCAGGCGACGCCATGA
- a CDS encoding NAD(P)-dependent alcohol dehydrogenase has translation MTTSTAQSRTPGHPEVPATMRAAVLKRQGEMALETLAVPQLDPDQVLVQVAAVGVCGSDVHYYDHGRIGDYVVDHPLILGHELSGRIAAVGSAVDSARVGQRVAVEPQRPCRTCKQCKAGRYNLCPDIEFYATPPIDGAFAEYVTIQSDFAYDIPDSVSDEAAALIEPLSVGLWACERAGIKPGSRVLIAGAGPIGIIAAQAARAFGATEIYVSDIAEDRLAFALEHGATHALNAKTDSTEGLDVDAFIDASGAPQAVRSGIKAVGPAGRVILVGLGADDVELPVAYIQNREIWLSGVFRYTNTWPLAIQLIADGKVDLDILVTGRFALADSEQALNAGKQAGQLKAVVYPGR, from the coding sequence ATGACAACCTCAACCGCACAGTCCCGCACCCCCGGACACCCGGAGGTCCCCGCTACGATGCGCGCCGCCGTCCTCAAACGCCAGGGCGAGATGGCTCTGGAAACCCTGGCGGTCCCGCAGTTGGACCCGGACCAGGTCCTGGTGCAGGTCGCCGCCGTCGGCGTCTGCGGCAGCGACGTCCACTACTACGACCACGGCCGGATCGGCGACTACGTCGTGGACCACCCGCTGATCCTGGGCCACGAGCTCTCCGGACGGATCGCCGCCGTGGGAAGCGCCGTGGACAGCGCGCGCGTCGGCCAGCGGGTCGCGGTCGAACCCCAGCGGCCCTGCCGCACCTGCAAGCAATGCAAAGCCGGCCGGTACAACCTGTGCCCGGACATCGAGTTCTACGCCACCCCGCCGATCGACGGCGCCTTCGCCGAATACGTCACCATCCAGAGCGACTTCGCCTACGACATCCCGGACAGCGTCAGCGACGAGGCGGCAGCGCTGATCGAACCGCTCTCGGTGGGTCTCTGGGCGTGCGAACGCGCCGGGATCAAGCCGGGCAGCCGGGTCCTGATCGCAGGGGCGGGTCCGATCGGCATCATCGCCGCCCAGGCGGCCCGCGCGTTCGGCGCCACCGAAATTTACGTCAGCGACATCGCCGAGGACCGGCTGGCTTTCGCGCTGGAACATGGGGCCACCCATGCCCTGAACGCGAAGACGGACAGTACCGAAGGTCTCGACGTCGACGCGTTCATTGACGCGTCCGGCGCCCCGCAGGCCGTCCGCTCCGGGATCAAAGCCGTCGGACCGGCCGGTCGGGTCATCCTGGTGGGGCTCGGGGCCGACGACGTCGAACTCCCCGTCGCGTACATCCAGAACCGGGAGATCTGGCTCTCCGGCGTCTTCCGCTACACCAACACGTGGCCGCTGGCCATCCAGCTGATCGCGGACGGGAAGGTTGACCTGGACATCCTGGTCACCGGAAGGTTCGCCCTGGCCGATTCCGAACAGGCCCTCAACGCTGGCAAGCAGGCCGGCCAGCTCAAAGCCGTCGTGTATCCGGGCCGCTAA